From the genome of Muricauda sp. SCSIO 64092, one region includes:
- a CDS encoding TonB-dependent receptor, translating into MKNLLLYGIVSLLGILNCYPQDSGTIRGKVTDANGIPLIGANVIIESLSLGVVTDNSGDYIFSELANGDYSIKVTYIGFEIRTVTVTVGGVGTQQDFVLVESSVQLEGLVVTAQKREQRNKEVPIAITSYGSEFINNNNTFEYDAFSEYVPGLQVQIQSVNNPGIVVRGITSDDGDSRVEPRVSVFQDGVSISKSRGSVVELFDLERIEVLKGPQGTLFGRSAQIGAMHIIQNKAKNETSGSLKIGYGDFNQTLLNGHYNLPLVKDKLFLRVAGIYNARDGFIENNSGGDLNGKETLAFRGSLRYLFSDKTLFDLIVNWQKDTPPGTSFKSGTFAPLNGDVDPNSFADLERGEELSLDRDVYGITGILKHNINEMWDFTSITAFREFDSNEAFDADGTAAPVLFFREIAKGKQFSQEVRFNFDNNRRFRGFFGANFFYEDGSQSVPFEVNEQSLGVLLLDPGNLVVNGVPVLLPNIPNDPETFGPLAGAPLLPFNREVFTNFGENYTGDIFADASVDVTNQLTVTLGLRGTLENINAGFEAEDAEQPGVLGNFLGVFPNNLFASTNGERINASDNFTSIVGRLAADFDVNDEVTLFGSVSRGRRPNVINVTATEVDVLSAETVWSYEIGGKSLFMNNRLQLDLNAFFYDYNNFQTNIATVDAEGGVDFNPDDSGSASAFGAEFAFQYAFGKKSTVFANYAYIDATFDDTDENGNPQELAGNRFRLTPEHSFSLGLNLNPQLNSTTDLFFRPTYTYKSEVFFEETNLPGISQEGYGLLNVRAGLIFNKKYEFNVYVTNLLDESFIIDAGNTGGAFGIPTFIAGPPRFFGGQVAVRF; encoded by the coding sequence ATGAAAAACCTTTTGCTTTACGGAATCGTTTCCCTTTTAGGAATTTTAAATTGTTATCCCCAGGATTCAGGCACCATACGCGGGAAAGTAACGGATGCCAACGGTATACCGCTCATAGGAGCCAATGTCATTATTGAAAGCCTTTCCCTAGGGGTGGTCACCGATAATTCCGGGGACTACATATTCTCGGAATTGGCGAATGGGGATTACAGCATAAAAGTGACCTATATCGGATTTGAAATCCGGACCGTCACTGTAACCGTGGGTGGTGTGGGAACGCAACAGGATTTTGTGCTCGTGGAATCATCGGTGCAGTTGGAAGGCCTGGTGGTCACAGCGCAAAAAAGAGAGCAGCGAAATAAGGAAGTTCCCATAGCCATTACTTCCTACGGAAGTGAATTCATCAATAATAACAATACCTTCGAATACGATGCTTTTTCCGAATATGTGCCCGGTTTACAGGTGCAAATACAGAGTGTGAACAACCCCGGAATTGTGGTGCGTGGAATTACCAGTGATGATGGGGATTCCCGTGTGGAACCACGGGTTTCCGTCTTTCAGGATGGTGTTTCGATCAGTAAATCCAGGGGCTCGGTGGTGGAGCTTTTTGATTTGGAACGCATAGAGGTTTTAAAAGGGCCGCAGGGAACACTTTTTGGACGAAGTGCCCAAATTGGGGCTATGCATATCATTCAAAACAAAGCGAAAAATGAAACTTCAGGAAGTTTGAAAATCGGCTATGGCGATTTCAACCAAACCCTATTGAACGGACATTACAACCTTCCACTGGTCAAGGACAAATTGTTTTTAAGGGTTGCCGGAATCTACAATGCAAGGGATGGTTTTATTGAAAACAATTCGGGCGGGGACTTGAACGGAAAGGAGACATTGGCTTTTCGAGGCTCGTTGCGCTATTTGTTCTCGGACAAGACCTTGTTTGATCTCATCGTGAATTGGCAGAAAGATACCCCTCCAGGGACCTCCTTCAAAAGTGGGACATTTGCCCCGCTCAATGGGGATGTTGACCCCAACAGTTTTGCCGACCTGGAACGTGGAGAGGAACTAAGCCTGGATAGGGATGTATACGGCATTACGGGAATCCTAAAACACAATATCAATGAGATGTGGGATTTCACGTCCATTACCGCTTTTCGTGAATTTGATTCCAACGAGGCTTTTGATGCTGATGGAACCGCGGCTCCCGTTCTATTTTTTAGGGAAATTGCCAAGGGAAAACAATTTAGCCAGGAGGTACGGTTCAATTTTGATAACAACAGAAGGTTTCGTGGGTTTTTTGGGGCCAATTTCTTTTACGAAGATGGTTCGCAGTCCGTACCCTTTGAAGTAAATGAACAAAGTTTGGGGGTACTGCTTTTGGACCCCGGAAATTTGGTGGTCAATGGCGTTCCGGTCCTTTTGCCCAATATTCCGAACGACCCGGAGACCTTTGGACCGCTTGCGGGAGCACCTTTATTGCCCTTTAACAGGGAGGTGTTTACCAATTTTGGTGAAAACTATACCGGTGACATCTTTGCGGATGCCTCCGTGGACGTCACCAACCAATTAACGGTTACTTTGGGACTTCGGGGGACCTTGGAGAACATCAATGCCGGATTTGAGGCGGAAGATGCCGAACAACCCGGAGTGCTCGGTAATTTTCTGGGGGTATTTCCCAACAACTTGTTCGCCTCAACCAATGGGGAACGAATCAATGCCAGTGACAACTTTACTTCCATTGTAGGACGATTGGCCGCGGATTTTGATGTCAATGATGAAGTGACCTTGTTTGGCAGTGTTTCCAGGGGAAGGCGGCCCAACGTCATCAACGTAACCGCAACTGAAGTGGATGTTCTGTCCGCCGAAACCGTATGGTCCTATGAAATAGGGGGGAAATCCCTGTTTATGAACAATCGATTGCAATTGGACCTCAATGCCTTCTTTTACGATTACAACAATTTCCAGACCAATATCGCTACCGTGGATGCGGAAGGTGGGGTGGATTTTAACCCGGATGATAGCGGTAGTGCTTCGGCCTTTGGTGCGGAGTTTGCCTTTCAATATGCCTTTGGTAAGAAAAGTACGGTATTTGCGAATTATGCGTATATCGATGCGACTTTTGATGATACCGATGAAAATGGAAATCCACAGGAATTGGCGGGAAACCGGTTTCGATTGACTCCGGAGCACTCGTTTTCCCTGGGATTGAACCTGAACCCACAACTCAATTCAACCACCGATCTGTTTTTTAGGCCTACCTATACCTACAAATCGGAAGTGTTTTTTGAGGAAACCAATTTGCCGGGAATTTCACAGGAAGGTTACGGTCTCTTGAACGTTCGGGCCGGATTGATCTTCAATAAGAAATACGAATTCAATGTTTATGTGACCAATTTATTGGATGAATCCTTTATCATCGATGCAGGAAATACGGGAGGGGCCTTTGGTATTCCTACCTTTATTGCCGGTCCTCCCCGTTTTTTTGGCGGACAAGTGGCCGTTAGATTTTAA
- a CDS encoding GNAT family N-acetyltransferase, with amino-acid sequence MSYTLIDNSDKKQYEFQLSEHTPHIEYIKAKDKIYLTHTEVPIALEGQGIGTELVRQVLEDIKKKELTLVPLCPFVAAYIKKHPQWRELVLKGINIA; translated from the coding sequence ATGAGTTACACCCTTATCGACAATTCGGATAAAAAACAATACGAATTTCAATTATCGGAACATACCCCCCATATCGAATACATTAAGGCAAAGGACAAGATTTACCTGACCCATACCGAAGTACCGATAGCACTGGAAGGTCAGGGCATTGGAACGGAACTGGTAAGGCAGGTACTGGAAGATATCAAGAAAAAGGAATTGACCCTGGTTCCACTGTGCCCGTTTGTGGCGGCATATATCAAAAAGCACCCACAATGGCGGGAACTGGTCCTAAAGGGCATTAACATCGCATAA